Proteins encoded within one genomic window of Mya arenaria isolate MELC-2E11 chromosome 13, ASM2691426v1:
- the LOC128214045 gene encoding FAS-associated factor 1-like, whose product MASGERESILADFQACTQLDDIETSIAILDQNDWNLMQAVQSVLSSADSPTGPGFATPPQAKPPGEDQFFSSGIFSDPVPWRSEANVMDSASSYDPGSASGAGLGTSSGAGLSSRGTDKRMLHFNVEYRNRNVDVFMQDTDTVAQIKEALSQDLGIPVGKQELKGWANRKVTDNAVLRDLHLPKENTLFLLTPDLNSPETSAGPSASMVDNLNRTYNLKITNRDNGQYNQITLKFSGTKTVKEVKQDVFSICDIPVRHQVWTGWPENATDPKQIGVIGLSYPSHMLELTRSNLASKPRTAQEVAMEIEVSESEEEDGSHDWHDSDGEIFSINDEHVATSRKQTPLMPESVKDETEALEHFTREFRERYGECHPVFYVGSLDNTIKDALLCKATERKLLAIYLHHDNSILANVFCSQILCSEGIVNFMTTNFITWAWDMTLETNASRLITMATRHFGSVAANQIRSYKPDNLPVLLIISRARATNEVVDVIRGDVTVDELMSKLLSCHDGFTQQQQKDIVEEAERDARESIRTQQDVAYQESLEVDRKKREAKEAEERELAEIQQRELMRQAEEESKRMEEEALKQAIEESLAREIPDEPPEGCKEVTCMLRIRAPEQEMLMRKFYGKNKLQVVINYITSKGFHLSEYKLLTTFPRRDLSSEDITRTLEDLRLCPQETLILEERT is encoded by the exons gcATGCACGCAATTAGATGATATTGAAACATCAATTGCAATTTTGGACCAAAATGATTGGAACCTtatg CAAGCAGTACAGAGTGTGCTCAGTAGTGCAGACTCCCCAACAGGTCCTGGGTTTGCCACACCACCTCAAGCTAAACCCCCGGGGGAGGACCAGTTCTTCAGCTCTGGTATATTTAGCGACCCAGTTCCCTGGAGATCTGAGGCCAACGTTATGGACTCAGCCTCGAGTTACGACCCAGGGTCAGCCTCTGGCGCTGGGCTTGGAACTTCCTCCGGGGCGGGGCTAAGTTCCAGGGGGACGGACAAGAGGATGCTGCATTTCAATGTGGAGTACAGGAACAGAAATGTGGACGTATTTATGCAAGACACAGACACAGTTG CCCAGATCAAAGAGGCACTGAGTCAAGACTTAGGAATACCTGTCGGCAAACAGGAACTGAAAGGCTGGGCCAACCGGAAAGTTACAGACAAT GCCGTATTACGAGACCTTCATCTGCCAAAAGAGAACACCCTATTCCTGTTGACACCAGATCTCAACAGCCCAGAAACATCTGCAGGCCCATCTGCTAG CATGGTAGACAACCTCAATCGCACCTACAATCTCAAGATCACTAATCGTGACAATGGTCAATACAACCAGATCACCCTGAAGTTTTCCGGCACAAAGACGGTAAAGGAGGTTAAACAGGACGTGTTTAGCATCTGTGATATCCCAGTACGACACCAGGTCTGGACAGGGTGGCCAGAGAATGCTACAGATCCT AAGCAGATAGGAGTGATCGGCCTGTCATACCCCAGTCACATGTTGGAGCTCACACGATCCAACTTGGCCAGTAAACCAAGAACTGCTCAG GAGGTTGCTATGGAGATAGAAGTAAGCGAGAGTGAAGAAGAAGATGGTAGTCATGACTGGCATGACAGCGATGGCGAGATTTTCTCAATAAACGATGAACACGTTGCAACCAGTCGGAAGCAGACACCCCTTA TGCCAGAATCAGTAAAAGATGAAACAGAGGCTTTGGAGCACTTCACACGAGAGTTCAGAGAAAG ATATGGAGAATGTCACCCTGTGTTCTACGTAGGGTCATTAGATAACACAATCAAAGATGCCCTGCTGTGCAAAGCTACAGAG CGGAAATTACTAGCCATCTACCTTCACCACGATAACAGTATCCTGGCCAATGTGTTTTGCTCACAAATCTTGTGTAGTGAGGGAATAGTTAACTTTATGACCACCAATTTCATTACCTGGGCGTGGGATATGACCCTGGAAACTAATGCTTCAAG GTTAATCACTATGGCAACCCGTCATTTCGGCAGTGTTGCAGCCAATCAGATACGGTCTTACAAACCAGACAATCTCCCAGTACTGCTCATCATATCTCGTGCTAGGGCTACAAATGAAGTTGTGGATGTTATCAGAG GAGATGTTACTGTAGATGAGCTGATGTCTAAACTCCTTAGTTGCCATGATGGTTTCACTCAGCAGCAACAGAAAGACATCGTTGAGGAG GCTGAACGAGATGCACGGGAAAGTATTCGAACACAGCAGGATGTAGCGTACCAGGAGTCATTGGAGGTTGACAGGAAAAAG CGCGAGGCCAAGGAGGCTGAAGAGCGTGAACTTGCGGAGATACAGCAGCGAGAACTGATGAGACAGGCTGAGGAGGAGAGCAAGCGTATGGAGGAAGAGGCACTCAAGCAG GCAATAGAAGAATCTTTGGCACGAGAAATTCCTGATGAACCCCCAGAGGGCTGTAAAGAGGTCACGTGCATGCTGAGAATACGTGCACCTGAGCAAGAAATGTTGATGCGCAAGTTCTATGGCAAAAACAAGCTACAAGTGGTCATAAACTACATCACATCGAAAGGTTTCCATCTATCAGAGTATAAGCTGTTGACAACATTTCCACGTAGAGAT